From a region of the Pseudoclavibacter endophyticus genome:
- the purE gene encoding 5-(carboxyamino)imidazole ribonucleotide mutase, which produces MTDTPRVGIIMGSDSDWRVMSAARDILREFDVPVEVEVVSAHRTPDKLVSYARGAASRGIRVIIAGAGGAAHLPGMVASMTTLPVIGVPVPLQYLDGMDSLLSIVQMPAGIPVATVSIGGAKNAGILAARILGTSDDALRVRLDAYAAELTDLVEQKNAALQENL; this is translated from the coding sequence ATGACGGATACACCTCGCGTCGGCATCATCATGGGCTCCGACAGCGATTGGCGGGTGATGTCGGCGGCGCGCGACATCCTGCGCGAGTTCGACGTGCCGGTCGAGGTCGAGGTCGTCTCGGCCCACCGCACGCCCGACAAACTCGTCTCGTACGCCCGCGGAGCGGCCAGCCGGGGGATCCGCGTCATCATCGCGGGCGCGGGGGGCGCCGCCCATCTGCCCGGCATGGTCGCCTCGATGACGACGCTCCCGGTCATCGGCGTGCCGGTGCCCCTGCAGTACCTCGACGGCATGGATTCGCTGCTCTCAATCGTGCAGATGCCGGCCGGCATCCCCGTCGCGACCGTCTCGATCGGCGGGGCCAAGAACGCGGGCATCCTCGCCGCGCGCATCCTCGGGACCAGCGACGATGCCCTCCGCGTGCGACTCGACGCCTACGCCGCCGAGCTCACCGACCTGGTCGAGCAGAAGAACGCGGCCCTGCAGGAGAACCTGTGA
- a CDS encoding 5-(carboxyamino)imidazole ribonucleotide synthase, translating to MRTAPARATNEESAMVQRVGVIGGGQLARMMIPPAVELGIEIAVLAEQEGSSARQAATLVGDYRDEATVLAFAETVDVVTFDHEHVPQPVLRALVDRGVRVHPGPHALEFAQDKLRMRERLSELGVPVPEWATVRGPDELQAFIDANGGAAVLNLPRGGYDGKGVRVVRSGADGADWFGRGDFDALLVEELVDFRRELAQLVARRPSGERAFWPVVETVQRDGVCAEVVAPAPGTEGGADRVRTVTSQIAERIAEGLDVTGVLAVELFETTDQRVLVNELAMRPHNSGHWTIDGSVTSQFEQHLRAVLDLPLGDTAVVSSWSVMINVLGGPQSEPIDARFAQAWQSYPGAKLHTYGKDARPGRKVGHVTVVGEDLDDVAYRARAAADAFDD from the coding sequence GTGAGAACGGCCCCGGCGCGCGCCACGAACGAGGAGTCTGCAATGGTTCAGCGCGTCGGCGTCATCGGTGGCGGACAACTTGCACGCATGATGATCCCCCCGGCGGTCGAGCTCGGCATCGAGATCGCCGTGCTCGCCGAGCAGGAGGGCTCGAGCGCCCGTCAGGCGGCCACGCTCGTCGGCGACTACCGCGACGAGGCGACCGTGCTGGCCTTCGCCGAAACGGTCGACGTCGTCACCTTCGACCACGAGCACGTGCCCCAGCCCGTGCTTCGCGCGCTCGTCGACCGTGGCGTCCGCGTGCATCCGGGCCCGCACGCGCTCGAGTTCGCGCAGGACAAGCTGCGGATGCGCGAGCGGCTCAGCGAGCTCGGTGTTCCGGTCCCCGAGTGGGCGACGGTTCGCGGCCCGGACGAGCTGCAGGCCTTCATCGATGCGAACGGCGGAGCGGCGGTGCTGAATCTCCCCCGCGGTGGCTACGACGGCAAGGGCGTGCGGGTCGTGCGCTCGGGCGCCGATGGCGCCGACTGGTTCGGTCGCGGCGATTTCGACGCGCTGCTCGTGGAGGAGCTCGTCGACTTCCGTCGCGAGCTCGCCCAGCTCGTCGCGCGCCGGCCGAGCGGCGAGCGGGCGTTCTGGCCCGTCGTCGAGACGGTGCAGCGCGACGGCGTGTGCGCAGAGGTCGTCGCCCCCGCGCCCGGAACCGAGGGCGGCGCCGATCGCGTGCGCACGGTGACGAGCCAGATCGCCGAGCGCATCGCCGAGGGGCTCGACGTGACCGGCGTGCTGGCGGTCGAGCTGTTCGAGACGACCGACCAGCGCGTGCTCGTGAACGAGCTGGCCATGCGACCGCACAACTCGGGCCACTGGACGATCGACGGCTCGGTCACGAGCCAGTTCGAACAGCACCTCCGTGCCGTGCTCGACCTGCCGCTCGGCGACACCGCCGTGGTTTCGTCGTGGTCGGTCATGATCAACGTCCTGGGCGGCCCGCAGTCGGAGCCGATCGACGCGAGGTTCGCGCAGGCGTGGCAGTCGTACCCCGGCGCGAAGCTCCACACGTACGGCAAGGATGCTCGACCGGGCAGGAAGGTCGGTCACGTCACGGTTGTGGGCGAGGACCTCGACGACGTCGCCTACCGCGCCCGCGCGGCGGCGGACGCGTTCGACGACTGA